The genomic region CAAGTCGGCCCACTGCTCCAACTGGAAGATGGGGAGGACAGAAACGAGATGGAGCGCAATCTGAACAGGACATTAGAAGAGGAGAGCTCAGCCTTTTTCTCCTCCGGGCGGCTTTGGGACGATGGAGTCATTCTTCCTCAAGACACTCGAAAGGTCAAGTCTCGTGCACGTTTGTCATCCGACACACACCGCTTAATTCAAGTCATGCaaacgtgtgtgcatgtgcaggtTCTTGGGGACTGTCTGGACATCATCAAACAGCAGCAGTTTCAACTTTCGACAGAGAAACACCGATTGACACTTCTACGGATTTAGAAACATCCGTCTCGCACATGCTGGCTTGGACATCAATCACTTTTACCGACATGTTCTGATGTGTGCCTTTGTCCGCTAAAATGGACTGGAAGTTGGATGTTTGGTGCCTTCAGTGGTTACACAAAATAGTTTGTGTAACTTGCCAAGGTTCACCTGTGGGAGCTGAACCTACACGCAAGTCAATTGAGCGATGTAAAGAAAAATGTTGTTGAGAAAATGCACTGTAACTTAAATTGAGTGCTCTTTTGGAGTCATAAATTGACAGTTTGTACTACTTTTAATTGCATTGAAATTGCATTTGTGAAAGCTATTTTTGTAGCAAAACAGAGAAAGGCATTCTATAaaatccttgtttttatttcagcAATTGAAATGTTATGatatagaaaaaaataattgaacatTTTCTTGCCAATTATAAATGCAGCAACCGTATAAAGTGTTTGCCTCACCTGTAGCAATAACAAGCATGCTGCTTTGTCTTCGGTTGTTTTGCAATACGTCACCGGTACTGTGCTTACCGAAGAAAGACTATCGGACTGTTGCGGCTACCCGACGATGCATGTTTGATCACGGCTTGTAGAAGCCATGAAAAGTCACTGGAAAGATGGTGTCCACCTCTGCCCTGGCCAGCTCGCTGAGTTTGGCTGCATCCAGCACCAGCAGGAAGCCCGGCATCTCCGCTCCTGGCTTCACGACGATACTAAGCAGCACACCTGCCATGCGGGTTGGCTCAACGTTACCTTTGGAGGAGACACGTGCCTGTTTAAAGCTTCATACCGTCATCCTCCTGCGTGGCTCCCGGGGTTGCTACGAAGAGTGGTTCTGAAGGATAGCACTCCTCCTCCTGCCACACCCACGTCTCTTTGGTCTGCACGTTCAACTTGACGATCTGCATCCATTTGACAAAGGAATCATTGTTCCAAACGTTTCTTGAGTTTAACGGATGTTCCTATAGATTGCTTCAGCTATCTTCCCACCTTGTCAGGGATGAAATGGTTGAGTCCGAGACCATAAACGAAAGAATATTTCTTGCCGCGACACCGGGAGTAGTTAATCTGCGGAAACTCAAAGGCTGGGAGATGGTGCAGACAAAGACAACCAAGAATGTGTGAAACTGCCAGAAGCCATAACATAACAAAAAGGTGGCACCTTGTCTTGCTTTAGAAAAGAGGACTTCGGGTTCCAACCAGACGGTTCCGTCACTACGAAGAGCAGCGGTTGCAGTCGTATATGGTAGAGAAACCAGATTCTTCCCTTGCTCCTCCTAAAGGTCCACACAAAGACCAATTTTCAATTTTACACATCTACGTTTCGTTACGCGTGTGTACTCACGATGTGTAAATCCAGCGGCAGGACGTATCGTCTGACTTCGGGCTGAGGCGCTCTCATGGCAGCTTTCTTAACTTCCTCCCACTCCCCCTTCAGGTTGGCCAGATACAGGTACTTGTACACAAAGTCGTGGCTGTGCACAGAGACAAGTGTGAAAAGTACAGCAAGTCGCGTGAACCGCACGTGGTCACGCTTACCTTTTCCACACGCAGAGGTCAACGACAATGAATCCCTGGTCTTCGTACGCGTTAATATGATGGAAGAGGTTGAATGCCGATGTTCTGAACTTGTGGCTGCTCAGATATGCTGCTGGCTCCTTCGAGGCCAGGTGAAACCATGTCTAGGGAAAAACACGCATGACATTAATCAGGTCCTGGTTTTGTCTAGACTCAATAAGATAAATGACAAGCCCACCTACCCCCATGCTCTCATTGGATTCAAAGCAGTCCATGTAAGTGGCTCCTCGGACACTCCAAGCCGACAGAAACTTGAGCAGGTTGATTTTCACAGGCTGCTCCACAAACACGAAATAGTTGTCGGTCAAACCAAAACTAGCggagcaaacaaaaacaaaaacagggagGCGCAGACAGACATTTTAGGGGCATCAAATCCTGAGGTCTCACGCTAGATGTCACAATGACTTGAGGAACATCTGCTTCCTCACTACCTGTGTATGTAGGAGGGCTTTAACCTCTCACTGCTCGGGAGTTGTACGACAACCTGGGATTTCTCTAAGGGGTCCGACTTGTCTGGAAGCACAAAGgtaaaggctaaaaaaaaaaagtgctcaggTGTAGTGTGCCGCACAACGTGAAGCCAACTCACCTTTCTGAGCAGGTGGGATCTTGACAATGTTATACGCGAGGCTCATGTTCTTGCCAAAGCAGTTACCAATGTTGTAGACTGTACCATCCGCCTCAAAGTGGGGGTGAGCTGTTACCCCGTTGACTGACAGGTACTTACACAGGTCCACCTAGTTCAAGCACattcaaaaagacaaaacaacgtGGAGCAACAGTAGCTAGATGGCATCTGAGAGAATATCGGGGTAAAAGTCTAGTTCAAATTTTACTTTGCGCCTCACTGGCGCTCAAGTCAAACATCAAACTTGCATGAGTGGCGTGCAAGTTGACTCGCACCTTCTTTAAAGTGTCCAGTGACTCGGGATCGACCTTGGTGATGTAATTGGTCTCGGTAACGGCGTAAAAGTCTTCCCCAACTGGGTAGATGTTCACCACACAGTTATCGGTCACCTCGATTCCCTGGAAGTAGgagaaaaatctaaaaaaaataaataaatacaagtcaGTTGTTGGTTATTTATGAAAACATTTCATGTATTTGTTACAAAGAAGCCCAGGTGGAAATCTAGAATTCAGGCGAGTTGACCTGGAGAAGATATTTTTGCAGGGGTCAGGGTAGACTGCTGTGCCAAACTCAGTGATGACCACTCTGTTCTCCGTCATCGCACGCACGTATGCGTCTGTCTTTAAAAACCTAAACAAGAAGAATTAGAAGCAACACAGTGATGTGGCAGGGAGGCACCACATCAGACATTCTGGAAGCATTCACTTCTTACTTTCTCGAGTAGGTCACCTGACCGTTCTTCAAGTCAAACTTGTGCAGCAGAGCCTGTCCGTCAAACAGATGATGGAATGCTTGGTCCCTGACCTCGAAAAGACCCGGTCCCATCCTGAGAAGACTCCCGCCCAGCCATGTTGGCAAAAGGCCTTCACAGAAGGCACAAAATTAATTTTGTTCAGATAAAAATTGTTGGTGACAATTTCTTTCTACAAATCTTAAGGAATGTTTACTCCTACCAGTGATCTTGGCTGGAATTGGTTCGTTCAACTCCTCGACAGTCTCAAAGATTTTCCTGTAGCCAGCAGCGGGATGGTCCACACTGGACAAGAATTCCACTTTGTAAATTGCAATCAGCAAAGAACAAAATTCCATCACAAAaagatcaaattccttgtttggcatggacaaacttggccaataaagctgattctgatcatTTTTTTGTCCGCTCTGTCAGAGAAGTTCCAGAACTGGTGTCACAACCATCGAAATGAAATTTTCCTTTCAGTGTGGCCCACATAAAATCGATCAGCATGCTCTATTCGGTGCGCCAGAAGAGGCGAGATGCTGCTCACAATGccctgagcatctgacagttccttgCCGAGAAGCATATCGCCATGCTGGAGCAATCTCCCAACTCACTCACCCAACGTGGagcggaccccttttgatttgaTCAAACCGGCCCAATTTGAAGACGTAAATGAAATCAAGATGGCTGGAGGAACTGTAAGAAATCTCTCACTAGGGTGTTAGTGTGTTCGCACTCCATTTTAAAGGGGAACGTTTGTGGTTAGTAGTTCGAAAATATTTTGTGGTGACACCAGTCCTGGAATGTTTTGGACATATGTCACATACGCAGGACCTTGCATAGAAGTTAgacatacaaacacgacgaggaAAACTTTGCATTGCTGAACTAACTAACTTGCCTCATCTAAGCCATTCTACTGAGGTAAACTACAAGTTGCTTATTTCATTTAACTGTTTCAATGCTTTTTCAGTATTaggtcttattcatgcacgccaAGAAAAAACTAAAAGAAAAGAGATACTCACTGGCTCACCATACTGCAGTACGCTCTTTTGTCTTTCCCAAGCTAAATTTAAACCACACGCACTGATTTCCTGTTATGAGAGTGAGaattctcctcctccttctcctcccctCATCTCTTCTTCTCATTTGCTTTTGCTCCCCTCTTACCTTTCCTCCTCCAAGCTGTGCAAAGTTGAGCCGAACAAGCCAGCCTTGTCTTGAGGCACTGTCTGGCTCATGGCCTCAAGCCGAACATTCTCCAAGCCTACAAAAAAAGGCCTTTGTTTACCTGGGGGGGATGCTTAGTTGGCAAGGCCGAGGGCCCACATTTCATCGCTTTGGTTGTGCATACGAAAGAATGCGCTCTAATTAGTTCCAGACAGCTTGAAGAAACTCAGCGTAGGAAAACTTTCCaaattgtttttcaaaatgtCAGCTTTAAAGGGACCATATTACAGAAGATTGACTTTTTAACTCAagcataaaaatgaataaacaaaagACCACATAGGTAACAGCTGAATGTGTTTATTTCCCAGGGATTTGCATAGTTGGAGAAGAACACATACAAGTGTAGATGGCTTTATAAACAGTGCCTATGGGACTTCCAAACAGCTACCACAGTCTAATAAAACTTCAAGTAGGTTGGGACCAATAAATAGCACAGATCAGGGAATTGGAACTTTAATTTTGAATTTAAAGCCAGGCTTAAAAATAGCCAAAAGAAAACAGGTGCTTAATAAAACCCTCAAGGGGCCCTAAATGTACCAACAGTTCAAACTACAGCTTTTAGTCCtagcataaaaaacaaaacatttgtatGACCCAACAATCTAGAACGATACAAAAAGCTTCAATCCTTTCCCAGGGCTGCAATGGAAAACCAAAAAGACGCAATTGTGaattttaaaggacaaaggaacTAAACATTAGTAATTGATCAGTCTTATAAAACATttagtaaataataataatacttgcCTCAAAGAGTTTTCCCAAGCAAAGGCGTCTCAAATTAGCAATATTAATTTCAATGAATAAATCTAGAATCCGACTCCCAAACGTACTTGTCTACATATCCTACTGTTTGTGAACAGTTGAACATTAGAAAGCTGTGCAAAATCAACAACAACTCAACCTGCCTTCATATCTTCCCATCTGtgtcacaaaaaacaaaaagagtgcGAGCAAGTTTGCCATGTCACATCCTGACTGATGTGCGAGTACAGCTTAGCTCCTGATGCTGAATGTTTTGGTCTTTCTAATGAGCAGTGGCGCTTTTATCTTTGGCTTGCTTTCTCTCTTATTGGCTTTTTCTGTGGAGGGGAACCGCTGGACGTAGATGTCGGGATACTGCTTCTGAAACTGAAACAACACAActctcaaaaaaacaaaacaaaacgctgACTGAAAATAGAGACAGTGATGCCCAGGATCCATCTTTACCTGCTTCAACTTTTTGCGTCTGTCCTTCTCTGTCATGTTTTGGTCGCTCACCAACATCTCCAGTAAATCCTGCATGGCCTTCTGGGAATACGACAGCTTCTGCTGCTCAAATTCGGCGCCGCTAATCTGACGGCAGAAGGTGTACATCGGCAGCGGAGCGCAGGCCAGCTCTCCGGCGTCGTTGGTCGTGTCTTCTACTGGGACCTGCGGGCAAGAAAAGCGTGTGGCTTCATCCTTTCGCCACACGTTGAGTGACAcggacagcaggaaaaaaaaaaaaaaaactttaaggaCTTTACCTGTGACGTGCGCAAATACTGCACGTGATCATTGATGGCGCCGAGCAGATACTCGGGGACGGACAGAACGCTTTGCTGATGATCCATTAAAAAGGAAACCAATCTGGTCGCTAAGAGCTCATCTAAATCACACTCGTCAGCGCTGCCCAGGACACAGCCGGAAAACGTGTGGACCATCTGAAAAAGCAAAGAGAAAGCGACAACATGCTCGGATTATGGGGAATCTGAATTAGCGTCAAGATGAGGGCTGGTCAGTTCTCTCTGACCAGTGTACGGGTGCCAATGTCAGGGTGGAGCGGCGGCATGTCCACATTCTGGCTGATGCGAGCCATCATCCTCATGAGCAGCTGCAACTTGCGGCGcgaggcgggcgggaggaggagggtgCAGAGCTGCAGCGCCTCGACGGCCACACCCTCGCTCTGAGGCTGGAGAAGTCCTGAGCGCACACGCAGAGAGAGACAAAGCGCTCATCCGAGTGCCTTGACACGTGAATGTAACACAAAACACGCTCAGCTTCAGTCTTTGAGTTTGATCTTGTAATGCAGGCAAGATCAGTTGACACACAAAGCCACATTTGTAATGACAAAACTTAAACGGGCGGGTTGATGGACGACAGGCTAACGAACTACAATTAGGGTGAATGATGAATTACGTATGAATTGGACATCGTTGTCACTCGGCATCACAGGAGAGTTTGCGAGTTACTCATTTATTAGCTGCATGttcgaattgtgtgtgtgttcactggCAATGAACAACAACCTGCTTAAAGCGCTCTGAAACTTTCAATGCTTCTTGACCGTGAAATGTAAGTGATGTTAGATGGTGTTAGTTGGAttacacatgcacaaacacacaaacggaGAGGAGAGGGTGAGGTCTTACTGTACTCAGATTTTGGTTGGGGCGGCTGCGTTGCAGCAGTAGGCGCACGCAATGCAGACGCTTTGAACAGTGAAGTGCGTCGAGGCAACTTGGACACATCCAAAGCGCTCAGGCAGCGACGGACCACCACAGGCGCCGGCAGGGTCAAAAGACTGGACGTAACGGAAGCCAGTCGGGGCTCACGAGTTTCTTCTGAGGTAGCGTGAGGCAAGCGGGCTTTGGTTGCGGGAGATGCAGACCAGCTGCGGTGAGGAAACGAGAGGGAGGCTGTGGCGAGACGGGAGTCAGGCCGTTCTTCGGGGGCGTTCACGTTCAGGCAGCTGGTGGCTCGGCAGCGCCACTTGCTCTCCTTAAAAGATTCTTCATTGCTCTCCACAACGATGTCCAGACAGCTGCCGGCGCTCCTTGGTCGCAAAGTGTGTACCCTCGGTGGGCGTGGCGCGATCACGGATGAAACTGTGGTTCTCGTTGAGTCGGAATGACAGCCCCTCGCCTGGTTCCTGTTGCTGGAAATGCACGATGCCAGGCTGTCATTGGATGAAAAGATGGGTTTTCTGCTCAGAGGGGCGGAGTCATCTAGGATGGTCTCCAGCGAGGAGCTTCTGGTTTGGCACCCGAAGGAGGAGCCGGCAGCAGCACTCAGGCTCGTGtagctgcctccgaaccggccggcATCGGCAGGGCATCGTCTCGGCGGCGCGAGCTGGAACTGAACCTTCCCGCCAAGAACGTCACTCATGGGAGACTCGGTCTCATCGCACGATCCATGTCGcagcagtgacagaaggagacATTCCGTGGAGCGGAATGACGTCTTGGCTGCGGGAGGTGCTGAGGGAAGATCACGCTTCTTGCGTTTGTCGTGTTGGTGCGCGGCAGGTGGTGCAACGTAGCCACAGTACACTAGAAGGGAGAGGCAGGCAGACAAGGGCCGAGCGGTGCGGGCAGAGAGTCGAAGCAAGCGGGCGGTAGAAGGGAGGGAGACGCTTCGGTTAGTTCAAACTTGCACACAACCAAAGACAACGCAGCAGGCACATAGGAAAAGCACAGACGCCAATAACAATGTTAGCTTTTGTCAAAGAAGAGAGAACCAAAACCTGATAGATAAAACGTAGGCAAATTGTCAAAATCGTCAACAAGCGCCAGTACCTACCCAGCACGTTGATAAACAGTTCATACAATTCATAGGTGAGTAATGGCCGCGGAAGGCTGTAGAAATAGTCCGACACCGTTTTGAAAACATCCCGTTCAAAACCGGGATAGGACGACTGCGCGCTGTCATACTTTGgccctgaaaaagaaaaataagtcGTACTGTCACAGCAAACAAGTAATATAACAAGATcaataaatattttgttattGACAGTTAACTCACAGTTGGCCAGGCTCTTCATAGCCGACAAAACCCAATGAGGAAGGTCATCTAaagaaacatttaaaatgacacttctcACCACGGTTCACATTATCCAAAATGCAAATTCCCTTTCATTTTG from Syngnathus scovelli strain Florida chromosome 10, RoL_Ssco_1.2, whole genome shotgun sequence harbors:
- the LOC125976127 gene encoding retinal Mueller cells isomerohydrolase isoform X2; protein product: MVSHVDHPAAGYRKIFETVEELNEPIPAKITGLLPTWLGGSLLRMGPGLFEVRDQAFHHLFDGQALLHKFDLKNGQVTYSRKFLKTDAYVRAMTENRVVITEFGTAVYPDPCKNIFSRFFSYFQGIEVTDNCVVNIYPVGEDFYAVTETNYITKVDPESLDTLKKVDLCKYLSVNGVTAHPHFEADGTVYNIGNCFGKNMSLAYNIVKIPPAQKDKSDPLEKSQVVVQLPSSERLKPSYIHSFGLTDNYFVFVEQPVKINLLKFLSAWSVRGATYMDCFESNESMGTWFHLASKEPAAYLSSHKFRTSAFNLFHHINAYEDQGFIVVDLCVWKSHDFVYKYLYLANLKGEWEEVKKAAMRAPQPEVRRYVLPLDLHIEEQGKNLVSLPYTTATAALRSDGTVWLEPEVLFSKARQAFEFPQINYSRCRGKKYSFVYGLGLNHFIPDKIVKLNVQTKETWVWQEEECYPSEPLFVATPGATQEDDGVLLSIVVKPGAEMPGFLLVLDAAKLSELARAEVDTIFPVTFHGFYKP
- the LOC125976127 gene encoding retinal Mueller cells isomerohydrolase isoform X1, with the protein product MSQTVPQDKAGLFGSTLHSLEEESVDHPAAGYRKIFETVEELNEPIPAKITGLLPTWLGGSLLRMGPGLFEVRDQAFHHLFDGQALLHKFDLKNGQVTYSRKFLKTDAYVRAMTENRVVITEFGTAVYPDPCKNIFSRFFSYFQGIEVTDNCVVNIYPVGEDFYAVTETNYITKVDPESLDTLKKVDLCKYLSVNGVTAHPHFEADGTVYNIGNCFGKNMSLAYNIVKIPPAQKDKSDPLEKSQVVVQLPSSERLKPSYIHSFGLTDNYFVFVEQPVKINLLKFLSAWSVRGATYMDCFESNESMGTWFHLASKEPAAYLSSHKFRTSAFNLFHHINAYEDQGFIVVDLCVWKSHDFVYKYLYLANLKGEWEEVKKAAMRAPQPEVRRYVLPLDLHIEEQGKNLVSLPYTTATAALRSDGTVWLEPEVLFSKARQAFEFPQINYSRCRGKKYSFVYGLGLNHFIPDKIVKLNVQTKETWVWQEEECYPSEPLFVATPGATQEDDGVLLSIVVKPGAEMPGFLLVLDAAKLSELARAEVDTIFPVTFHGFYKP
- the depdc1a gene encoding DEP domain-containing protein 1A isoform X3, translating into MNMSSHIITPGPYRATKLWNEITRLFRAGMPLKKHRQNLRNYSSCFTALAAVDWLHQMLCCNSNFGPEVTRQQTVQLLKKFLKNHVIEDVKGRWGTEDLEDNNTLYRFPSTSPLKPIPCPTVPSASKGIKKRSSFRDKEGFFKFKSLKKNEQEAECQFQESGQVEEEQDSGEQQVQRRDLTGDDERNIWRDTTLTHLQKILGVASLDEVLDQRCINPQHIIHNMTKVNKHGVVTLDDKTDDLPHWVLSAMKSLANWPKYDSAQSSYPGFERDVFKTVSDYFYSLPRPLLTYELYELFINVLVYCGYVAPPAAHQHDKRKKRDLPSAPPAAKTSFRSTECLLLSLLRHGSCDETESPMSDVLGGKVQFQLAPPRRCPADAGRFGGSYTSLSAAAGSSFGCQTRSSSLETILDDSAPLSRKPIFSSNDSLASCISSNRNQARGCHSDSTRTTVSSVIAPRPPRVHTLRPRSAGSCLDIVVESNEESFKESKWRCRATSCLNVNAPEERPDSRLATASLSFPHRSWSASPATKARLPHATSEETREPRLASVTSSLLTLPAPVVVRRCLSALDVSKLPRRTSLFKASALRAPTAATQPPQPKSEYRLLQPQSEGVAVEALQLCTLLLPPASRRKLQLLMRMMARISQNVDMPPLHPDIGTRTLMVHTFSGCVLGSADECDLDELLATRLVSFLMDHQQSVLSVPEYLLGAINDHVQYLRTSQVPVEDTTNDAGELACAPLPMYTFCRQISGAEFEQQKLSYSQKAMQDLLEMLVSDQNMTEKDRRKKLKQFQKQYPDIYVQRFPSTEKANKRESKPKIKAPLLIRKTKTFSIRS
- the depdc1a gene encoding DEP domain-containing protein 1A isoform X4; the encoded protein is MNMSSHIITPGPYRATKLWNEITRLFRAGMPLKKHRQNLRNYSSCFTALAAVDWLHQMLCCNSNFGPEVTRQQTVQLLKKFLKNHVIEDVKGRWGTEDLEDNNTLYRFPSTSPLKPIPCPTVPSASKGIKKRSSFRDKEGFFKFKSLKKNEQEAEESGQVEEEQDSGEQQVQRRDLTGDDERNIWRDTTLTHLQKILGVASLDEVLDQRCINPQHIIHNMTKVNKHGVVTLDDKTDDLPHWVLSAMKSLANWPKYDSAQSSYPGFERDVFKTVSDYFYSLPRPLLTYELYELFINVLVYCGYVAPPAAHQHDKRKKRDLPSAPPAAKTSFRSTECLLLSLLRHGSCDETESPMSDVLGGKVQFQLAPPRRCPADAGRFGGSYTSLSAAAGSSFGCQTRSSSLETILDDSAPLSRKPIFSSNDSLASCISSNRNQARGCHSDSTRTTVSSVIAPRPPRVHTLRPRSAGSCLDIVVESNEESFKESKWRCRATSCLNVNAPEERPDSRLATASLSFPHRSWSASPATKARLPHATSEETREPRLASVTSSLLTLPAPVVVRRCLSALDVSKLPRRTSLFKASALRAPTAATQPPQPKSEYRLLQPQSEGVAVEALQLCTLLLPPASRRKLQLLMRMMARISQNVDMPPLHPDIGTRTLMVHTFSGCVLGSADECDLDELLATRLVSFLMDHQQSVLSVPEYLLGAINDHVQYLRTSQVPVEDTTNDAGELACAPLPMYTFCRQISGAEFEQQKLSYSQKAMQDLLEMLVSDQNMTEKDRRKKLKQFQKQYPDIYVQRFPSTEKANKRESKPKIKAPLLIRKTKTFSIRS
- the depdc1a gene encoding DEP domain-containing protein 1A isoform X2, with product MNMSSHIITPGPYRATKLWNEITRLFRAGMPLKKHRQNLRNYSSCFTALAAVDWLHQMLCCNSNFGPEVTRQQTVQLLKKFLKNHVIEDVKGRWGTEDLEDNNTLYRFPSTSPLKPIPCPTVPSASKGIKKRSSFRDKEGFFKFKSLKKNEQEAEESGQVEEEQDSGEQQVQRRDLTGDDERNIWRDTTLTHLQKILGVASLDEVLDQRCINPQHIIHNMTKVNKHGVVTLDDKTDDLPHWVLSAMKSLANWPKYDSAQSSYPGFERDVFKTVSDYFYSLPRPLLTYELYELFINVLVYCGYVAPPAAHQHDKRKKRDLPSAPPAAKTSFRSTECLLLSLLRHGSCDETESPMSDVLGGKVQFQLAPPRRCPADAGRFGGSYTSLSAAAGSSFGCQTRSSSLETILDDSAPLSRKPIFSSNDSLASCISSNRNQARGCHSDSTRTTVSSVIAPRPPRVHTLRPRSAGSCLDIVVESNEESFKESKWRCRATSCLNVNAPEERPDSRLATASLSFPHRSWSASPATKARLPHATSEETREPRLASVTSSLLTLPAPVVVRRCLSALDVSKLPRRTSLFKASALRAPTAATQPPQPKSEYRLLQPQSEGVAVEALQLCTLLLPPASRRKLQLLMRMMARISQNVDMPPLHPDIGTRTLMVHTFSGCVLGSADECDLDELLATRLVSFLMDHQQSVLSVPEYLLGAINDHVQYLRTSQDEATRFSCPQVPVEDTTNDAGELACAPLPMYTFCRQISGAEFEQQKLSYSQKAMQDLLEMLVSDQNMTEKDRRKKLKQFQKQYPDIYVQRFPSTEKANKRESKPKIKAPLLIRKTKTFSIRS
- the depdc1a gene encoding DEP domain-containing protein 1A isoform X5, with the protein product MNMSSHIITPGPYRATKLWNEITRLFRAGMPLKKHRQNLRNYSSCFTALAAVDWLHQMLCCNSNFGPEVTRQQTVQLLKKFLKNHVIEDVKGRWGTEDLEDNNTLYRFPSTSPLKPIPCPTVPSASKGIKKRSSFRDKEGFFKFKSLKKNEQEAECQFQESGQVEEEQDSGEQQVQRRDLTGDDERNIWRDTTLTHLQKILGVASLDEVLDQRCINPQHIIHNMTKVNKHGVVTLDDKTDDLPHWVLSAMKSLANWPKYDSAQSSYPGFERDVFKTVSDYFYSLPRPLLTYELYELFINVLGLLQPQSEGVAVEALQLCTLLLPPASRRKLQLLMRMMARISQNVDMPPLHPDIGTRTLMVHTFSGCVLGSADECDLDELLATRLVSFLMDHQQSVLSVPEYLLGAINDHVQYLRTSQDEATRFSCPQVPVEDTTNDAGELACAPLPMYTFCRQISGAEFEQQKLSYSQKAMQDLLEMLVSDQNMTEKDRRKKLKQFQKQYPDIYVQRFPSTEKANKRESKPKIKAPLLIRKTKTFSIRS
- the depdc1a gene encoding DEP domain-containing protein 1A isoform X1 — encoded protein: MNMSSHIITPGPYRATKLWNEITRLFRAGMPLKKHRQNLRNYSSCFTALAAVDWLHQMLCCNSNFGPEVTRQQTVQLLKKFLKNHVIEDVKGRWGTEDLEDNNTLYRFPSTSPLKPIPCPTVPSASKGIKKRSSFRDKEGFFKFKSLKKNEQEAECQFQESGQVEEEQDSGEQQVQRRDLTGDDERNIWRDTTLTHLQKILGVASLDEVLDQRCINPQHIIHNMTKVNKHGVVTLDDKTDDLPHWVLSAMKSLANWPKYDSAQSSYPGFERDVFKTVSDYFYSLPRPLLTYELYELFINVLVYCGYVAPPAAHQHDKRKKRDLPSAPPAAKTSFRSTECLLLSLLRHGSCDETESPMSDVLGGKVQFQLAPPRRCPADAGRFGGSYTSLSAAAGSSFGCQTRSSSLETILDDSAPLSRKPIFSSNDSLASCISSNRNQARGCHSDSTRTTVSSVIAPRPPRVHTLRPRSAGSCLDIVVESNEESFKESKWRCRATSCLNVNAPEERPDSRLATASLSFPHRSWSASPATKARLPHATSEETREPRLASVTSSLLTLPAPVVVRRCLSALDVSKLPRRTSLFKASALRAPTAATQPPQPKSEYRLLQPQSEGVAVEALQLCTLLLPPASRRKLQLLMRMMARISQNVDMPPLHPDIGTRTLMVHTFSGCVLGSADECDLDELLATRLVSFLMDHQQSVLSVPEYLLGAINDHVQYLRTSQDEATRFSCPQVPVEDTTNDAGELACAPLPMYTFCRQISGAEFEQQKLSYSQKAMQDLLEMLVSDQNMTEKDRRKKLKQFQKQYPDIYVQRFPSTEKANKRESKPKIKAPLLIRKTKTFSIRS